The region TTCTCGTGACCGAAGAGCTCGCTCTCGAGAAGGTTCTCCGGAATCGTCGCGCAGGAGACCTCGATGAACGGCCGCGAGCGTCGCGGCGAGGCCGAGTGGATGTAGCGCGCCACGACGTTCTTGCCCGAGCCGCTCTCGCCCTGGATCAGGATGCTCGCGACCTCGGACGCCGCGACCTGTTCGGCGGTCTCGATGACCGCGCGGAACCGTGGCGAATCGGCGATGACGGTCTGGGAGAGATGGCGCTCGCGGCTCTGCTTCGACGCCTGCGCCTCGAGCTGGTCGCCGCGCACCGCGAGCGAGCGGTGCACCAGCGCCACCAGCTCGGCCTGATCGACCGGCTTCGAGAGGAAATCGAGGGCGCCGAGCTTCATCGCCCGAACGGCCTCGCCCACCTGGCCGAGCGCCGTCATCACGATGACCACGCTGCCCTCGAGGCGCTCGCGATTGGCCTCGTAGAAGTCGAGGCCGTGGCCGTCGGGCAGACCGAGATCGAGCAGGACGACGTCCGGCTGGCGGCTCTCGAGGTGCGCCGCAGCCGAGGCGAGGTCGGGCGCCGCGAGCACCGTGTGGCCGGCGCGCTTCAGCTGCTGCTCGAGTGCCCAGCGCAGGAGCTTCTCGTCTTCGACCAGGAGGATCAGGGCCATTTTCTAGGGCGCCATCTTCTCAGAGTCGGGAGCGAGGGCGGGGCCGACGGCCGCGGCACGAACGGCCTCCGGGTGCCCGGCGGGCAGGATGATGAGGAACGACGTCCCCTTGCCGGGCTGCGAGGTGACCTCGATGCGGCCGCCGTGCTGTTCGACGAGACTCTTCGAGATCGCGAGGCCCAGCCCGGTGCCGGTGAACTTGGTGGTGAAGAACGGCTCGAAGACGCTCGCGAGCTGTTCCGGGGGGATCCCGGGTCCGTTGTCCTCGACCGCGACGACGACCGCCGCCTCGGCGGGGAAGCCGCTCGCCCGCACTGTGATCCGCCCACCCGTTTCCTGCATCGCCTCGGCGGCGTTCTGGATCAGGTTGACCAGAACCTGGCGGATCTTCG is a window of Thermoanaerobaculia bacterium DNA encoding:
- a CDS encoding sigma-54-dependent Fis family transcriptional regulator encodes the protein MALILLVEDEKLLRWALEQQLKRAGHTVLAAPDLASAAAHLESRQPDVVLLDLGLPDGHGLDFYEANRERLEGSVVIVMTALGQVGEAVRAMKLGALDFLSKPVDQAELVALVHRSLAVRGDQLEAQASKQSRERHLSQTVIADSPRFRAVIETAEQVAASEVASILIQGESGSGKNVVARYIHSASPRRSRPFIEVSCATIPENLLESELFGHE